A window of the Nocardia sp. NBC_01329 genome harbors these coding sequences:
- a CDS encoding type II toxin-antitoxin system PemK/MazF family toxin: MARSWNSLGKQLTAIAKQQGPKIVKRQAPRLVEALLDRRGSRAGSGRGRSPAGSVPVRPAASTPVPTAQRARRVVYAPQLDGRADPGEIVWTWVPFEEDPSNGKDRPVLVVGRDGVTLLGLMLSSNPVRGNDPDWIGIGAGTWDHQGRESWVRLDRVLDVPEDGIRREGAILPRALFDLVAHRLVREYRWS, encoded by the coding sequence ATGGCCCGCAGTTGGAACAGTCTCGGCAAGCAGCTCACCGCGATCGCGAAACAACAGGGTCCGAAGATCGTCAAGCGGCAGGCGCCGCGACTGGTCGAGGCCCTACTGGACCGCCGTGGTTCACGCGCCGGTTCGGGCCGCGGCCGCAGTCCCGCGGGCAGTGTCCCGGTGCGCCCGGCCGCCTCGACCCCGGTGCCGACCGCCCAGCGTGCCCGCCGGGTCGTGTACGCCCCGCAACTCGACGGTCGCGCCGACCCGGGGGAGATCGTATGGACCTGGGTCCCTTTCGAAGAAGACCCGAGCAACGGCAAGGACCGGCCGGTGCTGGTCGTCGGACGCGACGGCGTCACCCTGCTGGGACTCATGCTCAGTTCCAATCCCGTACGCGGCAACGATCCGGACTGGATCGGGATCGGGGCGGGCACCTGGGACCACCAGGGTCGCGAAAGCTGGGTGCGGCTGGACCGGGTCCTCGACGTCCCGGAGGACGGTATCCGTCGCGAGGGCGCCATCCTGCCGCGCGCATTGTTCGATCTGGTCGCGCACCGGCTCGTCCGCGAATACCGCTGGAGCTGA
- a CDS encoding aquaporin, with the protein MSPTAQEKEAILEGVEPAVPSDPKKWAAEAFGTFVLVMGGVGTAVLAGEKVGPLGVALAFGLSLLVLVYAIGPVSGCHVNPAVTVGQFLMGRLSSVSAAGYIIAQVIGGLVAGLVLFALAKNLPSYDRAADGLGANGWGPHSPSAVTGPAGEVVIQNGYGVAAMIIIEVMLTALLVFVVLAATDHISEIPQAGLAIGFTLAVIHLISIPVDGTSVNPARSLAVAPYQDGAMGQLWAFILFPLIGGVLGALVYGMLFGRSRDLEV; encoded by the coding sequence ATGTCTCCCACTGCGCAGGAAAAGGAAGCAATTCTCGAGGGCGTCGAACCAGCGGTTCCGTCCGACCCCAAGAAATGGGCCGCCGAGGCGTTCGGCACATTCGTGCTGGTGATGGGTGGTGTGGGAACAGCGGTGCTGGCCGGTGAGAAGGTGGGGCCACTCGGTGTGGCGCTGGCCTTCGGCCTGTCCCTGCTGGTGTTGGTGTATGCGATCGGGCCGGTGTCGGGCTGCCATGTGAACCCGGCTGTCACAGTCGGCCAGTTCCTGATGGGCCGATTGTCATCGGTCAGCGCGGCGGGTTACATCATCGCCCAGGTGATCGGCGGCCTCGTGGCAGGCCTGGTGTTGTTCGCACTCGCGAAGAACCTGCCGTCCTATGACCGCGCGGCCGACGGTCTGGGGGCCAACGGCTGGGGTCCGCACAGTCCGTCGGCGGTGACCGGTCCCGCGGGCGAGGTGGTGATCCAGAACGGTTACGGCGTGGCCGCGATGATCATCATCGAGGTGATGCTCACCGCGCTGCTGGTTTTCGTGGTGCTGGCCGCGACCGATCACATCTCCGAGATCCCGCAGGCGGGTCTGGCCATCGGTTTCACCCTGGCCGTCATCCACCTGATCTCGATACCGGTCGACGGCACCTCGGTGAACCCCGCCCGCAGCCTGGCGGTCGCGCCCTATCAGGACGGCGCCATGGGACAGCTGTGGGCGTTCATCCTGTTCCCGCTGATCGGTGGCGTGCTGGGGGCGCTGGTGTACGGAATGCTGTTCGGGCGTTCCCGGGACCTGGAGGTCTGA
- the rpsT gene encoding 30S ribosomal protein S20, giving the protein MANIKSQIKRIRTNEAARQRNQSVKSELRTHIRAFRTAAAAGDKDGAAERLRFVSRKLDKAASKGVIHANQAANKKSAMATALNKL; this is encoded by the coding sequence GTGGCCAATATCAAGTCTCAGATCAAGCGGATCCGCACCAACGAGGCGGCGCGTCAGCGCAACCAGTCGGTGAAGTCCGAGCTGCGCACCCATATCCGTGCCTTCCGGACCGCCGCCGCGGCCGGCGACAAGGATGGCGCCGCCGAGCGCCTGCGTTTCGTGAGCCGCAAGCTCGACAAGGCCGCCTCCAAGGGCGTTATCCACGCCAACCAGGCCGCCAACAAGAAATCGGCGATGGCGACCGCCCTCAACAAGCTCTGA
- the holA gene encoding DNA polymerase III subunit delta, producing the protein MSERPAVHLVLGDEELLIQRAVAEVTTQVRAVAPDPASVPVDRLRAGDASSAELAELLSPSLFAEDRVIILESADQAGKDAVAVISEAVAAPPDGVVLMVVHSGGGRAKTLVPTLRKAGAVVHECAKPTKSSERAEFVRSEFRAAGIRVGADVVQAVLDAVGSELRELAAACSQLVADTGGKLDVAAVRRYYSGKAEVSGFEVADLTVAGNRAGAVEALRWAQDRGVPHVVLADALADSVHTIAKVGSAGRGDPFKLAGPLGMPPWKVKKAQGQARGWTPATIGSALQVVATLNADVKGGAADSGFALEDAVLKLLALHGRS; encoded by the coding sequence GTGAGCGAGCGACCTGCGGTACATCTGGTTCTGGGGGACGAGGAACTGCTGATCCAACGGGCGGTCGCCGAGGTGACCACACAGGTTCGGGCGGTCGCGCCCGACCCCGCATCGGTACCGGTGGATCGGCTGCGCGCCGGCGACGCCAGCAGTGCGGAGCTGGCGGAACTACTGAGCCCTTCACTGTTCGCCGAGGATCGGGTGATCATTCTCGAATCGGCGGACCAGGCCGGCAAAGACGCTGTCGCGGTGATCTCCGAAGCCGTGGCAGCGCCGCCCGACGGTGTGGTGTTGATGGTGGTGCACAGTGGTGGCGGCCGAGCCAAGACGCTGGTGCCCACACTGCGGAAGGCCGGGGCGGTGGTCCACGAATGCGCGAAACCCACCAAATCCTCGGAGCGAGCCGAATTCGTCCGCTCCGAATTCCGGGCAGCCGGGATACGGGTGGGCGCCGATGTGGTGCAGGCTGTGCTGGACGCTGTGGGATCGGAGCTACGCGAACTGGCGGCGGCCTGTTCGCAGCTGGTCGCCGATACCGGGGGAAAGCTCGATGTGGCGGCGGTGCGCAGGTATTACTCCGGCAAAGCGGAGGTCTCCGGATTCGAGGTGGCGGATCTGACGGTCGCCGGGAACCGGGCCGGCGCCGTGGAGGCACTGCGCTGGGCGCAGGACCGTGGGGTACCGCATGTGGTGCTGGCCGACGCACTGGCCGATTCCGTGCACACCATCGCGAAGGTGGGTTCGGCGGGCCGTGGGGACCCGTTCAAACTGGCGGGTCCGCTGGGAATGCCGCCGTGGAAGGTCAAGAAGGCGCAGGGACAGGCCCGGGGCTGGACTCCGGCCACGATCGGATCCGCGCTGCAGGTGGTGGCGACGCTGAACGCCGATGTGAAGGGTGGCGCCGCCGACTCCGGGTTCGCACTCGAGGACGCCGTTCTGAAGCTGCTGGCCCTGCACGGGCGCAGCTGA
- a CDS encoding SDR family NAD(P)-dependent oxidoreductase, producing MTLPLSGKVAVVTGASRGVGKGVALELGAAGATVYLTGRTVAPGPLPGTITATAAEVTALGGTGIAVRCDHHEDDQVAELFAQVEREQGHLDILVNNVFSAPDLAPWLHRPFWELPLRAWDQVLGIGLRSHYVASVHAVPLLLRAEQPGLVVNISSSGAVSYGHNVVYGVGKAGLDKMTADMAVELRPHGVAVVSVWPGLVRTELLATATRTTDDGRTVVDLPGQGTFDISHAESPRFVGRGVAALSGDPGVFERSGGTQSTAELAARYGFTDVDGGGPGVALRGGSEQRSTAVTSPRE from the coding sequence ATGACCCTGCCATTGTCCGGAAAAGTAGCCGTCGTGACCGGTGCCAGCAGAGGCGTGGGCAAAGGTGTCGCGCTCGAGCTCGGCGCTGCGGGTGCGACGGTGTACCTCACCGGCCGGACCGTTGCCCCGGGACCGCTTCCCGGCACGATCACCGCTACGGCCGCGGAGGTCACCGCACTCGGCGGCACCGGTATCGCGGTGCGCTGTGACCATCACGAGGACGATCAGGTCGCGGAGCTGTTCGCGCAGGTCGAGCGCGAACAGGGACATCTCGACATCCTGGTGAACAACGTGTTCTCGGCTCCGGATCTCGCTCCGTGGTTGCATCGTCCGTTCTGGGAGCTACCGCTGCGAGCCTGGGACCAGGTGCTGGGAATCGGGCTCCGATCCCATTACGTCGCCAGTGTTCACGCCGTGCCACTGCTGCTCCGGGCCGAACAGCCCGGGTTGGTCGTGAACATCTCTTCGTCGGGCGCGGTCTCGTACGGACACAATGTGGTGTACGGCGTCGGGAAGGCCGGGCTGGACAAGATGACGGCGGACATGGCAGTCGAGCTGCGACCGCACGGAGTTGCCGTGGTGTCGGTGTGGCCGGGGCTGGTGCGCACAGAATTACTGGCCACCGCGACCCGGACCACCGACGACGGCCGAACTGTCGTCGACCTACCCGGCCAAGGGACATTCGATATCTCGCACGCCGAGTCGCCGCGCTTCGTCGGCCGCGGTGTCGCCGCGCTGTCCGGCGACCCCGGTGTATTCGAACGATCGGGCGGGACCCAGTCCACCGCCGAGCTCGCGGCGCGATATGGCTTCACGGATGTGGACGGCGGCGGTCCGGGCGTGGCGCTTCGAGGCGGATCCGAGCAGCGGAGCACGGCGGTGACCTCACCGCGAGAGTGA
- a CDS encoding SRPBCC family protein: MGVRYVEKTLTRVVPGVRADVRNFYQDLTELGKVHPLIVGVERLPDTDDDGGQWSRNYRVTDRMPFGPFSYRITYRVRSRETEDGSLVVDAYQFPRVHVHSEVQFAEHDSGTLVTERLRLGAPWGLLGTVRRHGVAAHVTMLDNLHHLFDTAAGGEGR; the protein is encoded by the coding sequence GTGGGTGTTCGCTACGTGGAGAAGACTCTCACCCGGGTGGTGCCCGGCGTACGGGCCGATGTCCGGAATTTCTACCAGGACCTGACCGAACTGGGGAAGGTGCATCCGCTCATCGTCGGTGTCGAACGGCTGCCGGATACCGACGACGACGGCGGTCAGTGGTCGCGCAACTACCGAGTGACCGATCGGATGCCGTTCGGGCCGTTCTCCTACCGGATCACCTACCGGGTGCGGAGCCGGGAGACCGAGGACGGAAGCCTCGTCGTCGACGCCTACCAGTTCCCCCGGGTGCACGTGCACAGCGAAGTCCAGTTCGCCGAACACGACTCGGGCACGCTGGTCACCGAACGATTGCGGCTCGGCGCCCCGTGGGGGCTGCTGGGGACGGTTCGGCGCCACGGCGTCGCCGCACACGTCACGATGCTCGACAATCTCCACCATCTGTTCGATACCGCGGCAGGGGGCGAGGGCCGATGA
- a CDS encoding ARPP-2 domain-containing protein: MTGLDLSGLTAGPAQVRGGVRLVPLLRAHPVPDLRLHAELYDAELGVVEFGRHSYTSYIPHGFVADWSGDGTPAAAYGTQLTTDRPDRMRLHFPHRMVRRLDRNRLRFLPLHLASEGYLSLHFGGPVIAWEEWSRRALRNGLSPRAEQAYRGVEVNGLPDALRVFEIHPDQCGVLIYVADALAAAFVLPHPDDYRVLHPSLVQDLYGELIHHYSFHPPVDEFRVQLRESAIRSLDDLRLHAAQQEQTWRHFHDTTLAGGLLDSTYMWERVYRMGRFTLSRFLPPFRPKQDNHIGETITDAKGRVVYLKTFRLAENQVRRGYLLNRLADADWHLGDTADQLGITEDQLGLRLNSAGFGHLLRRDVLDGYRARARRSP, from the coding sequence ATGACCGGTCTGGATCTCAGCGGCCTGACCGCCGGCCCCGCCCAGGTCCGGGGCGGTGTCCGGTTGGTGCCGCTGCTGCGCGCGCACCCGGTGCCCGATTTGCGTCTGCACGCCGAGCTCTACGACGCCGAGCTCGGCGTCGTAGAGTTCGGCCGCCACTCCTATACGTCCTATATTCCGCACGGCTTCGTCGCCGACTGGAGCGGCGACGGCACACCGGCCGCCGCCTACGGCACACAACTGACCACCGATCGGCCCGACCGGATGCGGTTGCACTTCCCGCATCGGATGGTACGGCGGCTGGACCGGAACCGGCTCCGTTTCCTCCCCCTGCACTTGGCATCGGAAGGCTATCTGTCCTTGCACTTCGGCGGACCGGTGATCGCCTGGGAGGAGTGGTCGCGCCGGGCATTGCGTAATGGCCTGTCGCCGCGGGCCGAGCAGGCCTATCGAGGGGTGGAAGTGAACGGGCTACCGGATGCGCTGCGCGTTTTCGAGATCCACCCCGACCAGTGCGGTGTGCTGATCTACGTCGCGGACGCTCTCGCAGCCGCCTTCGTGCTACCGCATCCGGACGACTACCGAGTCCTGCACCCCAGTCTGGTGCAGGACCTGTACGGAGAACTGATCCACCACTACTCCTTCCACCCGCCGGTGGATGAGTTCCGCGTCCAGCTGCGCGAATCCGCGATCCGATCTCTCGACGACCTCAGACTGCATGCGGCGCAGCAGGAACAGACCTGGAGACATTTTCACGACACCACCCTGGCCGGGGGCCTGCTCGACAGCACGTACATGTGGGAGCGGGTCTACCGGATGGGCCGCTTCACTCTGTCTCGTTTCCTTCCGCCGTTCCGGCCGAAACAGGACAATCACATCGGTGAGACGATCACCGACGCCAAAGGCCGTGTGGTCTACCTGAAGACCTTCCGGCTCGCGGAGAACCAGGTGCGCCGCGGATACCTGCTCAACCGGCTCGCCGACGCCGATTGGCACCTGGGCGATACCGCAGACCAGCTGGGTATCACCGAAGATCAGCTGGGCCTCCGGCTGAACTCCGCCGGTTTCGGCCACCTGCTGCGCCGCGATGTACTCGACGGCTATCGTGCGCGAGCCCGCCGCTCGCCCTAG